One genomic region from Thunnus maccoyii chromosome 16, fThuMac1.1, whole genome shotgun sequence encodes:
- the LOC121881539 gene encoding antimicrobial peptide NK-lysin-like, with the protein MIPAISIALLLLSTTVVKSWGSLEDQTEAEGDFSSQFKQHVREGADHHAEKEGYFDQYCEACKDIVTKAQQKLAGNNSKEEIKKQMDASCSTPSILRQLCKKIIKQSKDKLIDGIAKGGSPLDICRKLRYCK; encoded by the exons ATGATACCAGCCATCAGCATCGCTCTTCTCCTGCTCTCTACAA ctGTTGTAAAGTCGTGGGGGTCTCTGGAGGACCAAACTGAAGCAGAGGGGGATTTTTCATCCCAGTTTAAACAGCATGTGAGGGAGGGTGCTGACCATCATGCAGAGAAG GAAGGATACTTTGACCAATATTGTGAGGCCTGCAAGGACATCGTCACTAAAGCACAGCAGAAGTTGGCCGGGAATAATTCAAAG gaAGAAATTAAGAAGCAGATGGATGCTTCCTGCAGTACACCTTCAATCCTGAGACAACTATGcaagaaaatcatcaaacaGTCCAAAGACAAACTGATTGATGGTATAGCCAAAGGCGGGAGTCCCTTGGATATATGTCGTAAACTGAGATACTGCAAGTGA
- the LOC121881214 gene encoding antimicrobial peptide NK-lysin-like, which translates to METSSVLLVCVLVTCSVWTVHGRSFKVNINDEEQTDMEVSVEAGKLPGVCWACKWALNKVKKSVSQNATVEKMKSKLLSVCDQIGLLKSLCRKFVKSNLAVLVEELTTTDDVRTICVNTRACKPKELLDLIPYSGDEDTQVEINVYPRRLMHG; encoded by the exons ATGGAAACATCTTCAGTCCTGCTTGTTTGTGTCCTGGTGACTTGTTCAG TTTGGACAGTCCATGGGAGATCCTTCAAGGTCAACATTAATGATGAGGAGCAGACGGATATGGAAGTCTCCGTGGAGGCGGGCAAG CTTCCAGGTGTATGCTGGGCATGCAAGTGGGCTCTGAACAAGGTGAAGAAGTCCGTTAGTCAGAACGCCACTGTAGAG aaaatgaaatcaaaGTTGTTGAGCGTCTGCGATCAAATTGGCCTCTTGAAAAGTCTGTGCCGCAAATTTGTGAAGTCCAACCTCGCAGTATTAGTTGAGGAACTCACCACCACCGATGATGTGAGGACGATCTGTGTTAACACCAGAGCCTGCAA GCCAAAGGAGTTGTTGGACCTGATCCCTTATTCAGGCGATGAAGATACACAAGTTGAAATTAATGTGTATCCCCGACGTCTTATGCATGGCTGA